Part of the Halomarina litorea genome is shown below.
TCGCCGTTCCCCCCTCGGGGGCGGCCGACGACGCACTGGCGGAGACCGACGAGTCGGTCCTCGAGTCGTACGTCGGCGACCTGCGGGCCGGTGTCGACGTGCTTCGCGGGTCCGTCTTCGTCGAACTGGTCCTGCTGACGGCGGTGGTCAATCTGGCGACCGGAGTGACCCTCGCCATCCTGCCGGCGTTCGGGGATGGACTCGGCGGGCCCGCCGTCTACGGCCTGTTGCTCGGTGCGCTCGGCGTCGGACGACTGGTGGGGTCGCTCGTCGCGCCCGCACTCGAGGGCGTGGGATACGGGCGACTCCTCCTCGTCGGTCACTCGCTGGCCGCGTGTTGCTGGTTCGGTGCGGTGTACGCGCCCTCTACGGCACTCACCGTCGTCCTGTTCGGACTCGTGTGGGTGCCCGCGGGAGCCAGCGGCGTGCTCACGGCGACGCTGAACCAGACCGTGTTCCCGGCCGACCTGCTCGGCCGCGTCTCGACCACCAAGGGGACGGCCTCCGGGGCGACGCTCCCCCTCGGCTCGCTCGTCGGCGGTCTCGTCGCCCGAACGCTGGGGACGACCACCACGATGGCGCTGGCGGCCTTCGGGTTCGGGTTCACGGGGCTGTACGTCCTCCTTCGCCCGCGCCTCCGGAAACTTCCGGCGGTCGCGAGGGCCGATCCCGCGGACTTCGACGTGGAGACGCCGCCCGGCGACGGCGAAAAGTAAGACGGCCGCTCTCGCGCACCCGTCGTGGCGTGACTCGGGGGCGACTGCCCCGTTCCTCCGGGGCTACCGCGAGCCTTCGACGACGAGAACGCCGTTGTTCATCGAGTGGTCGGCCTCGTCGGTGGGGAGGTCGAGGTCGAACTGGGTGCGGACGGCGGGCGTGTCGACGGCGACGACGGCACCGTCGCCGACGACGTCGACGGTCACGTCCGCGTCTTCGACGCCGAGGGGGGCGAGGTCGACGGCGACGACCCAGCGGTCGCCGTAGTCGTGGCGCGTGACGTGCGGGTCGTTCGTCTGGGTTGTGTCCATCGGTACTCCCGGATACGGCCCGCGGAAGGGAAAGAGGTCGTTCGGCGAGCGCCGA
Proteins encoded:
- a CDS encoding MFS transporter, producing MTATDPVGRDRSLWRNRDFRRFFAGQFVTNAGDSLYTVAILWLVFDLSGSTVLTGLANALLLLPWLLQVLAGPVVDRLPLRPVLVGSQVVQGVVVLVLPLAAATGRLSVGVLLAVVPILTLATLVMAPMQATLVPRIVDDTRLSRANSALATVTLGLDMVFDALGGAFIAVFGAATLLLVDAATFALAGLLFVGIAVPPSGAADDALAETDESVLESYVGDLRAGVDVLRGSVFVELVLLTAVVNLATGVTLAILPAFGDGLGGPAVYGLLLGALGVGRLVGSLVAPALEGVGYGRLLLVGHSLAACCWFGAVYAPSTALTVVLFGLVWVPAGASGVLTATLNQTVFPADLLGRVSTTKGTASGATLPLGSLVGGLVARTLGTTTTMALAAFGFGFTGLYVLLRPRLRKLPAVARADPADFDVETPPGDGEK
- a CDS encoding DUF7127 family protein: MDTTQTNDPHVTRHDYGDRWVVAVDLAPLGVEDADVTVDVVGDGAVVAVDTPAVRTQFDLDLPTDEADHSMNNGVLVVEGSR